The Acanthopagrus latus isolate v.2019 chromosome 20, fAcaLat1.1, whole genome shotgun sequence genomic sequence CTGTAATTGACTGCAAAGGATTTGCAACCAAGTATTAAACACTGAAAGTTTGATTTGTGATGGTTTGGTTTGTCCCATTACTTTTGGTCTCTTTGTGTCTATGTCCCAATTCTATGGACCTGACTGTATATTgtctgaatgaagagctgcCATCTATGTTTcgttgtttctgaaacaatgacaataaacatctattCAGATTTTACAAcctcacatcacaacacaccCGATGCtctcaacatcatcatcattgtaaATAAAAGTGCACCTTGTGTTCCACTTACCTTTCTCTTTGATAcctcagctttttattttaatttagaactactgcagcattttattttatactgaAAAATTcagttgtgttcaaaataatagcagtcCAACATCACTAACCAGATCAATCACTGTTTTTGGTATAAATTTTATTTCTACATGGCAAATAATTAACTAGTAGGTGTAGCAGAGTAATAGATAACCAACAGTCATGACCAGCATGCTGCTGATTCTGTGTAATTGAACAATAATTAAAAGGGGtgcatttaaaataacagcagtgTGGAGTTCAATAAGTGAGGTCGTTCATTCCGTGTCAAAAAGCTGGCGCTTATTTAAGGACAAAGGCAGCAGATGTTCCTGCTGGTTTCGGTGCATTCTTCTCTGAGGATCAGAGTGAAACGGGTCATTGCAGACATTGTTCAGAAGAACTGCgtactttaattaaaaagttaaTTAGAGGCAGGAAAACACATAAAGTAGTGCAGAAAATGAGACTGCTCAGCTAAGATGATCTCAAATGCTTTAAAATGGCAACCAAAACCAGGAAGACAGAAAACTACCATTTGAATGGATTGAAGAACAGCCAGAATTGAAAAGATCAGCCAATGATCAGCTGAAGGGTGATCAATGAAGGTGTAAAGTTGCCTGTGAGTACTGGAAGAAATTATCAGCAAAAAGCCACTGCAGAGTCTTACTGTTGCAAACGATGTGCTGAGGAGGTTACAGCACACTGACCGGCCGAAAGAGAGACGCTGCAGCATTTTGAGGACAGATGAAAACGAGCTGGCTGTGGCTCTGAGGCCGCAGGCAGTTTGGACTCAGCCACTGCTCCACTTAATGCACTCTTTTAAACCTCACTACCTGCTATTATTTCAAGCACAACTGTAGTACTTCATTGTTTCTACATCGTTTCTATActtgattgtatttgtacttgaatgtaGCTGCTGCTATGATAACCCAAGTTTCCCtctgggattaataaagttatctatctatatctaaaACACAGGGACATCTCACTTTCACAGAACCAAAAATATACtctataaagaaacatttcaaattaaaacatgtcagcttCCATGTTCATCATCAattcctgatgatgtcatgttgttgatgatgtcactgaccTGCGGGGACGTCCCGCTTTGTCCAGCGTCCTGAAGACGTGATGAAAAAGAGGACAGCTGGACAGACCGCTGATCACATGACCATGAGAGCGCATCCAGTATTGCTTCAGGTCCGCCTTGTACTCCAACACCTGCAGGAGTGTACTACAAACATGTCCTCTGATACTACAAACATGTTCTCTCACACTGCAAACATGTATCCACATGtatctatatttatatacactatattaccaaaagtattcgctcacccattcaaatgatcagaatcaggtgttctaatcacttggcctggccccaggtgtataaattcaagcactcaggcatgcagactgtgaaacaagacatttgtgaaagaatgggccgctctcaggagctcagtgaattccagcgtggaactgtcataggatgccacttgtgcaacaaatccagtcgtgaaatttccttgctcctaaatattccacagtcaactgtcagctctattataacaaaatggaagcgtttgggaacaacagcaactcagccacgaagtggtaggccacgtaaagtgacggagaggggtcagcggatgctgaagcgcatagtgcaaagaggtcgccgactttctgcacagtcaattgctagagagctacaaacttcatgtgaccttcagattagcccaagtacagtacgcagagagcttcatggaatgggtttccatggccgagcagctgcagccaagccacacatcaccaagtgcaatgcaaggcgtcggatgcaatggtgtaaagcacgccgtcactggcctctagagcagtggagacgcgttctctggagtgatgaatcacgcttttccatctggcaatctgatggacgagtctgggtttggaggttgccaggagaacggtacatttcagattgcattgtgccaactgtgaaatttggtggaggaggaattatggtatggggttgtttttcaggagctgggcttggccccttagttccagtgaaaggaacattgaatgcttcaggataccaaaacattttggacaattccatgctcccaaccttgtgggaacagtttggagcgggccccttcctcttccaacatgactgtgcaccagtgcacaaagcaaggtccataaagacgtggatgacagagtctggtgtggatgaacttgactggccggcacagagtcctgacctgaacccgatagaacacctttgggatgaattagagcggagactgagagccaggccttctcgaccaacatcagtgtgtgacctcaccaatgcgcttttggaagaatggtcaaaaattcctataaacactctcctcaaccttgtggacagtcttcccagaagagttgaagctgtaatagctgcaaaaggtggaccgacatcatattgaattctatgagttaggaatgggatggcacttcagttcatagaatgagtaaaggcaggtgagcgaatacttttggtaatatagtgtatgtataCAGACAGAAGCACAGATAAAAGTACAGGCAGACATACACAGAGCGTGTATCAGTACCTGCTGTGTACGCAGAGCGTGTATCAGTACCTGCTGTGTACGCAGAGCGTGTATCAGTACCTGCTGTGTACGCAGAGCGTGTATCAGTACCTGCTGTGTACGCAGAGCGTGTATCAGTACCTGCTGTGTACACAGAGTGTGTATTAGTACCTTAGCATCGTGCTGGTCAAACAGGAAGCACCATGGCGAGTGAACagatttgattgacagctcgTATGAACACAAGAAGAAAGCTGCTTCGACCAGATCTACAGGAGCCACACAGGGACAAACTTCAGTCGATAACAAGTTCATGAACCGCTGACGTGTATTGAACGTGATCCCAACAGTTTAAGAAGTacctgagaaaaaaagtgtttgtgtttgtgtgacagagacTCACCCACAGTGAGGAGGTGGTGAGGAAGGCCCAGTCTGTCAGcaatcctcctcctcactgcctcCATCTCGTCTCCATGTTTGAacttctccacctcctgcagcgCCGTGCGGTTCTTCTCCACACCCTCCACGTAACCACGGCAATGCTCAAAGAAACGCATCAGTTCGTCATCCACCTGGTGGAGGTACTCCACGTCTACAGTGAGACAGGGCACATTTCAGACTACACCTCCCACAATGCACGGCAACACCACAGCTCACACTACAcctcccacaatgcaacaatgTAAAGAGAACGACAGGTGAGCCCAGAGCTCACAGCTGATTGGCACAGAGCTGTTCAACTGACACATTAAGCTTAGAATCAGTAATCAATCAAATATctggatgatgatgtcatcacgcGGTCACCTGGGCGCCTCCACAGCCCCTCCTGAAACGCCTCCACGCTGCTCACACAGCGATGCTTTGAGCTGCTCCTCAGACTGATCCTCCTCAAGTTCTCCTCCGACAAGAGTGACGGGAACAAGGAGGAGAGGCGGAGGGCGAGCTGATGGAGGTCCTCCCTACCCTTCATCACCAGCTgacctgaggaggagcaggaggagagaggagagaggaagaggggaggagaggggacaggagaggagagatgacaggagaggagagaggaggagggaggaagagggaaggagagaggagagatgacaggagaggagagaggaggagggaggaagagaggagagaggaaagaggaagaggagggaggagttgaACAGGGACACGTCATCAGTTTGGAGCAGTCTACTCTCAGTGATATTAAGTGTATTCGGTATGTTCCAGGAGTTAGACGGCCCCGGTCTCACCGTCCATGTCCTCGGTGAACCAGTTCTCCCAGCGGTTCTGAATGTCCTGCAGCCAGCCGCCGGAGCCACCGGAGCCTCTGGAAGCTTCTGTCCGGACCAGCTCGCTCAGTTTCTGGATCCTGTGGATGTTTTTGACGGTCGGGTACCGGCTGCCATGCCTGATGACGGCGGTCAGGTGGACAGGGGAGCACCGCTCCCCGATAGGAGGTTTTAGGACGGACTTGTTCACAGACACAGCGTCCCGCAACAGGTGCGGGTTCACCTCCTCATACCGGGTCTTTGTGCCGAAGTAAGTGGCGATGTGCGGGATGTCTGGGACCGACAGGCAAGTGCAGGACCAGCGGCTCAGGAGCAGGCTGAGAGCCGCCACCAGCAGACTGTTCCTGGACGGTACCACGGAGAACATGTCGGCGGGTTCTCAGAGGAACATCAGACCTGGTCAACAGTTCTGTGACACGGATCTCTGATCAGACAGCCGCCgcctttgtttattttgttgatgttcCGGTCCgttgtgacctttgaccttccgTCGTTCAGCTCCGCGGTGGACGAACAAAACGTTCCCGGAGTGTTTGAgtcataaatatgtatatatgtgtttatttatgtatatgtgtCTATGATTTAAATCCACGCCGTTTCTAAAATGCAGAATATTAACACGCAAACAGAGCAACTGTTGTACTTCTACTGCATGTTGTCCTCAAAGATTCACTTTATTTCCAGTTATCGCGTCAACTTCCGGTAAGTACAGCTTCCGTTTAGTgtgctgcaaaataaaagccgaaacaaaaacaaaaaactccttttattttcaaaatacaattttatCAACATCGAATGATTAATTTTGTATTCTTGGTGCTCGTAGTTTAAAGCTTGATAATTATGAATTCATCAACAGTTCAATATTTGACACAAACTGAGAACATGGGggaaaataatcataaataaaacatctctaAGTGCAGATTAATAACAGATTAGTAATGTGTTTTATACAACAGGTGGTTACTCTATGTATATTGTTCCTCTCAGGAGAACATGTG encodes the following:
- the minpp1b gene encoding multiple inositol polyphosphate phosphatase 1b, with the protein product MFSVVPSRNSLLVAALSLLLSRWSCTCLSVPDIPHIATYFGTKTRYEEVNPHLLRDAVSVNKSVLKPPIGERCSPVHLTAVIRHGSRYPTVKNIHRIQKLSELVRTEASRGSGGSGGWLQDIQNRWENWFTEDMDGQLVMKGREDLHQLALRLSSLFPSLLSEENLRRISLRSSSKHRCVSSVEAFQEGLWRRPDVEYLHQVDDELMRFFEHCRGYVEGVEKNRTALQEVEKFKHGDEMEAVRRRIADRLGLPHHLLTVDLVEAAFFLCSYELSIKSVHSPWCFLFDQHDAKVLEYKADLKQYWMRSHGHVISGLSSCPLFHHVFRTLDKAGRPRRSTDAPPEPASILVGHAETLLPLLSLLGLYKDKTPPTANNYHAQHGRSFRTSLIVPYAANLLFVLYDCQRGPRLQLLINESPVRFPGLEEDAPLYRDVRATYRHLLDGCDFHRECEGRAAGRGPNTEL